The nucleotide sequence TAAATACAGCCAAACTACTGAGCTGAATAACATTCATCTATATCATAGTAAATACAGTCAAACTACTGAGCTGAATAACATTCATCTATATCATAGTAAATACAGCCAAACTACTGAGCTGAATAACATCCATCTATATCATAGTAAatacaggcaaactactgagctGAATAACATTCATCTATATCATAGTAAATACAGTCAAACTACTGAGCTGAATAACATTCATCTGTATCATAGTAAATACAGTCAAATGTCAACACAACAGAAGACGTTAAGTCATTTTAATTTAGCGTCATAATGTTTCATGGAATGTCATAACAGATTGGACTTTTTATTACAGCTTTTGTGGTGTTCATCTCACATAGGAAAGAGCAGGAAGTCACTGAAGCAGCTGTGTTTATTAGAATCAACATAGATCCTTTAGCCTGATGGGAGACGCATGTAGACCAAGTCCCCCTCCTCCAGTTCTAGAGTCCCAGAATTGGAGAGATACTGTCACCTTCCGTGACTATTGTACTGTCCATTCCACATTACACCCTGGTCATTCCTGAACAAACCAAAGTCCATGTACTCCTCTCACTGGAGCACTGAAGACACCTGCATCAGAGGAATAACAGATCAACACGGTCAGTCTCCCAAAGCCACCAGACACTGGAGCACTGAAGACACCTGCATCAGAGGAATAACAGATCAACACGGTCAGTCTCTCAAAGCCACCAGACACTGGAGCACTGAAGACACCTGCATCAGAGGAATAACAGATCAACACGGTCAGTCTCTTAAAGCCACCAGACACTGGAGCACTGAAGACACCTGCATCAGAGGAATAACAGATCAACACGGTTAGTCTCTCAAAGCCACCAGACACTGGAGCACTGAAGACACCTGCATCAGAGGAATAACAGATCAACACGGTCAGTCTCTCAAAGCCACCAGACACTGGAGCACTGAAGACACCTGCATCAGAGGAATAACAGATCAACACGGTCAGTCTCTCAAAGCCACCAGACACTGGAGCACTGAAGACACCTGCATCAGAGGAATAACAGATCAACACGGTCAGTCTCTCAAAGCCACCAGACACTGGAGCACTGAAGACACCTGCATCAGAGGAATAACAGATCAACACGGTCAGTCTCTCAAAGCCACCAGACACTGGAGCACTGAAGACACCTGCATCAGAGGAATAACAGATCAACACGGTCAGTCTCTCAAAGCCACCAGACATTGGAGCAGCCAGTTAGTGATGTTGGACTCTGTCTGTATCTGGTCTCATTGGAcatgtgtgtttatacatgtAGATTGGTGTGTAAACAAGCAGTCGGCTACCTGTAGCCGCTTGGGCTGAAATTACTAATATAGGAACAATTTTGGGAACCTGTTCCTTGTCTGATTTGGACCAAATATATAACATCCTCTTTACATACGGTCTTTTTTAATCTCTACATTACCTGCATTCTCTGTCTTCAGCTCCTCTACCTGGCTCTCACTCTGGCCTGCAATCCTACAGTATCATACAAAGAAACTGTTGCATTCAACACACCACTACTCTGCTGATTACAGTAATCACATTAGATACAGCTATCTTACTACCTGTGTTCGCTCTCTCCAGTTCCTCCACCTTGTTCTTGTAGAAATGCAGTTCAGTCTTAGTGAtactcagctccactctctgttccaccaccatgttcctcagcttcactctctgttccaccaccatgttcctcagctccactctctgttctaccaccatgttcctcagctccactctctgttccaccaccatgttcctcagctccactctctgttccaccaccatgttcctcagctccactctctgttcctccaccatgttcctcagctccactctctgttctcactgttccaccatgttccatgttcctctctgttccacctctctgttccaccaccatgttcctcagctccactctctgttccaccatgttcctcagctccactctctgttccaccatgttcctcagctccactctctgttccaccatgttcctcagctccactctctgttccaccatgttcctcagctccactcgctgttccaccaccatgttcctcagctccactcactgttctaccaccatgttcctcagctccactctctgttccaccaccatgttcctcagcttcactctctgttccaccaccatgttcctcagctccaccaccatgttcctcagttccactctctgttccaccaccatgttcctccactctctgttccaccatccagctcctctctctgttccaccaccatgttcctcagctgtTCCACTCTCAGCTCTGTTCCacccaccatgttcctcagctgttccatctctgttccaccaccatgttcctcatgcTCCACTCTCTGTTCTCCAGATCATGGACCACTGGTGTTGTTGAACCATTTAGCCAATTTTGAGAACATAGCCAAGGTGTGATAGAACAAGTAAAGATGATTTCTTGGCAGTTGATTCAGATTGTGGGTTGTTAAAGACCATGGGAGATTCACACCTGATA is from Oncorhynchus gorbuscha isolate QuinsamMale2020 ecotype Even-year linkage group LG19, OgorEven_v1.0, whole genome shotgun sequence and encodes:
- the LOC124006107 gene encoding uncharacterized protein LOC124006107 → MSGGFERLTVLICYSSDAGVFSAPVSGGFERLTVLICYSSDAGVFSAPVSGGFERLTVLICYSSDAGVFSAPVSGGFERLTVLICYSSDAGVFSAPVSGGFERLTVLICYSSDAGVFSAPVSGGFERLTVLICYSSDAGVFSAPVSGGFKRLTVLICYSSDAGVFSAPVSGGFERLTVLICYSSDAGVFSAPVSGGFGRLTVLICYSSDAGVFSAPVRGVHGLWFVQE